CAAGATAGAACATCTAATCCAGATATTACTGTAGCCACTATGGGAAGATTAAAGAAAATAGATATTGTAAATGCTATTGGCAGCAGAATAAAGGCAAGTAAAGCCATTTTATGTAGGGACACACATCTAAGCTACAAAGGATTTGCAATAGACAATAAAATAGAGCATCACACTCTAAAAGGCGTCATAAAACAACGTGTCAAAAACAAAGTGTATCATATACAACATGTCAACTCAACTCATAACAGAGTTAAGAAATGGATAGATAACAAGTTTTGGGGAGTATCTACCAAATACTTGCAACAATATTTGAACTGGTATCGCATCAAAGAAAAATTAAAATATAGAAACGATAAACTCAATGCCTTTGTAAATAAAGTGTCAGAACATATTAATGCGTATCAAAAATATCAAAATATTGGATTGAAGTATCAAAAATTAATATCAACGCAATTTTAAACTAGAGCCAAATGAAAAACCGATTTCTCTAAAAGTTCCAGAAAAAGCACAGATAATATTGGATTTCTACAAAATATCCAAAATTCGTAAAAAGGATTTTGTGTTTCTGTATCTTAAAAAAGCCAATCAAAACGATTCACACGATGTTTTTATAAAAACCCGCAACGCAACCAGTCTGCTAAACAAATACCTAAAACGCATTGCAAAGCATTGTCAGATAGACAAAAATTTATCCAATCATATTGCTCGTCATTCCTTTGGAAATATTGCCGGAGATAAAATTCATCCGTTGATGTTACAAAAACTCTATCGTCATAGTGATTTGAAAACGACTATTAACTACCAAGCGAATTTTATTCATAAGGAGGCTGATGATGCTTTGGATGCAGTCATAAATTTCTAAATATTTACGAATTAAATCAGTAACTCGTGAATTGAGGGATAAAAAAGATACTTCTTCACGAGTTAGAAAAGAGAATTTGATTTTTAAACCCCAATTTTCCACACTCCTTT
This window of the Flavobacteriaceae bacterium genome carries:
- a CDS encoding tyrosine-type recombinase/integrase, with translation MSLKVPEKAQIILDFYKISKIRKKDFVFLYLKKANQNDSHDVFIKTRNATSLLNKYLKRIAKHCQIDKNLSNHIARHSFGNIAGDKIHPLMLQKLYRHSDLKTTINYQANFIHKEADDALDAVINF